The Engraulis encrasicolus isolate BLACKSEA-1 chromosome 22, IST_EnEncr_1.0, whole genome shotgun sequence sequence AACAATGGAATTATTTGAGGGGAGAAATGACAGAAGAGAAATAGAAGAACTCACTTCAGGGCCTCTTGTCGACTGCCTCAGACAGCAACCGGTCGAGTGTTGCAGAACCAGAGCAGAAATTTGGAAACAGAGGAACAACCGCTggaaaggagtggaggagagaggagaggaaaaaagggaaaaagagagggataagTGATGTGTTGGACAGAAAAAAGGGATTAAGAGATGGAAATAGGGAGGTAGAAAGTTAAGGAGTTTAGGAAAATCAGGATAAAAGGTGCAAAGCCAATTTAAAGGTCCAGTGtgattagtagtttatttccattcacaaatgttatcgtTTTTATGAATAACTCCACCAtaaataagctaatatttacttGTCTGACGAGAGAAAGTTTTGTGATAaattattctggaaataaaaattGCACACTTAACTTTTAACATGGTCTTGATAAAAGAAAGATCATTGTAGAAGTCAGTTACACGGATTAAGGGAGTGGAAAGAAGCAAGCAAGCATACTGATTAGCCAGGAAGATGTTGGGTGGGGTTCATCACATGCACTCATTAAGTTATCACATTCACCTGAAAAAGCAGACTGCATTTTTACCCATCATTATCATTTAATGTAGAGCCCTCAACCCCTCAATATTTGCGTGTGTTGCTCTCCAGCTGTGCATGCGTCTCCaaacgtttgtgtttgtgttggaaaCTGGTATTAGCAAGTATAAACCAGGAGCGGGCATTGTTGATAACCATTGATAGTTCAATGTTGATAGAAGTGGTCATTTATAGCGTTAATTTGTTCGATATGTATACATTTCAGATCTCTGCCATGAAAGCTATTTTCGAAattaagcagcatagttgcaatcggggaagccaacagggggggacaaatgggtcaattgtcccgggcccagggagacagggggcccagaattgtgtcctcaatacattgttagTACTAGATTTGGGGCCCGgcactttgtcctgggtccagccaaagctgtcagcggccgtggttgcaatacctactctggccaccatcctacacagtgcagctttatGAGTGTATGAGTACCGTACACGTAAAACTAGTTGTGAATACctgtgttagggctgcacgattatggaaaaaatcattatcacgattattttggtcaaaatcgtaatcacgattattaatcatgattattgattttttgcagatttttttgaaaattataacacgatgaaacataaccaagaatgaactatatacggggtgagcaaaataaaatgaattgtaataattatgtaaaggcaatagcatgaaacttaggtggacagatttctggccagaaacacccgcctgtcagtatgttctggcttcaaggacgctctcaaaagtaggtgccacgattaaatcacgattcaaATTtcaacttcgatttcactaatttatcacaattttcgattattttcgattaattgtgcagccctaacctgTGTCAATCAATATGCTATTAAAGCTTTGTGAATGCATGATAATCTGCACATACTACAATCATACCATAAACCTCAATCTACAcctcttcatcatcaccatcatcataatcataccGCAGACTTGGAACAGTGCAAAATGCAGTGGTGTTGGATTCTGactgcatgtgtttttttctgtctccgTTTTCAAGCCTCTCAGAGGTCAAGCAGGACAATGCTTAGTGACACTAAGACAATTGATTCTAGTGGCCAGAGAAGAATGTGAGCATGAAACACACACTGAGCCATTAATCTCCATTTACCGATACAGCACCGCCGCCTGAGATATTCAAACAGACCCATAGATTTGGACCTCATGGATACGTGTGTCCATAAAGGTTTCCTGTTCAGCATCAATGTCACTGGTCCTTGTGGCACCATGCTAATTGTGATGTCatggttctttctctctctctctctctctctctctctctctctctctctctctctctctctctctctctctctctcacagacacacagaaacacacacatacaaacacacatgtgcgcgcacacacacacacacacacacacacacacacacacacacacacacacacacacacacacacacacacacacacacacacagcatgtggcaTCATTTCCAGGCAGTGGTGAAAACAAACAtcctggacagacagacagagaaaaggaagCTATTATGTGCTtggcatacacacaaatacaaacacgcacgcacgcacgcacgcacgcacgcacgcacgcacgcacgcacgcacgcacgcacgcacgcacacacacacacacacacacacacacacacacacacacacacacacacacacacacaacacaacacaacacacacacacacacacacacacacacacacacacacacacacacacacacacacacacacacacacacagcaatgccaAATTGTTCAAAGCCCATTAAAATCCTCTGAAATGAAAATCAGGAGGAGACCCACTCATATCATCAAACTGGAAAGACAATGCTTACTGTACCCTGTTGGGAAGCAGCCTTCAACACAAAATAAAAGTGCCTCACAAGAGAAATCCAAAACAGAACTTTTGTCCCAAGGGCTATCCGTTCAGCTGTTCATCGACACACAGTAGGGCGCACACAACTTGCACATCATCATAGGAGACTGGACTGCATGAGTCACCCCAACCCTACCATCAATCTGGCCACAGACACCTTCATTGCCTTCGGGATCAAAAAGGGAACTCTACTTTACACTACTACAACATAAAATAACAGTTTCTCTCAGGAGGAGTCCTAAAATTCACAAAAGAAACTGACTGTGATTGTTGTGCTCTTACTGTACATGATGGGTTCTGCCCTTCTGAATAGTATTGTGCTCACCGATTGTGGCATGCCTGTTATTCAAGGTAAATCAGTGTTATCATAAAGCAATATCTACATTGatgccatgcaatgattttacatatGATTTCATGTTATTTTGTGATATATTTCATGTTATTTACATGTAATCAATTATGATAACATACATGGCCTAATAACTTGCAAGTTGTAGCGACCGGTACATCACCAGTGGCAGCAGTTGCTAAAGGAAAGAAAGactcttatttcttttttttagatTTAAAGATGATTCCTGTTGTATCTAACTTTTGTTTCCCCTTTGCCGTCTGATCTTGCAAGATCTTGAAGACAGGTGAACTTTCAGTACTTTTTTTCCTACATACCCAAAGAAGGTCAGATGAGCATACAAAGTTCATAAAAGAATTAAATaatgatacattttaaaaagtgaacTGACACATGAAATACAGTATGGGACCATGGAAATGTAAATTACACAGAATAAATCACATCCCAAATATAACAGTGCATGCAAActcgtgtgcacacatacagtacgcaggcATGTATACACATACTCTTTCCTTCTCTATCCTCCTATCCTAAACAAATGAGCACCACACACCGTAACAGCCAATTGGCATCTAGTCCGCAGCCGACATCACTGGAATCTGCTCTCTTTTTCTGTCGCATCCGTCTGTTCAAGGGTGATGGTTTTAATGTGTTTATGCAGTCATGGCTCAAATCCATCACGTCACAACAGCCAGACTCTGCGAATGACTCTTCCCATGAGCCAATTCTCGCAAACAAATGGAAACCAATGAGCGATCTGAAATTATTGCAGCACTTCTGTCTATGGTTCCATAAAGACAACTTAAAATCTCAAATGGTACATCCATGTCCAGTCCTCCTGTGCATTCGAGATATAGTTTCAAACCCCGAACCTGACAGTACAGTCTGTTAGGTCTATGGGAGGCAGATGTACTTCACCTGGTTATTGCGACTTCAACTCTCTTCAAGCATTTGGTCTGGCCAATTCATGTTGTCAACCCACTTCTCTGAGGGAGGTGCAAGGGGCGTGCCTAACTCATGCTCATGAAGGAGAAAGGGAGTCACACACAGGAGCTGCAATTCAGGAAAACTGTGCTGAAAGAGCCGTAAATAAAGATAAAAGCCAAAGACAAAGTGGGATACATACGTTTTCAGGACTCTAGCCCAAGGCACAGACAGCAGCTTTACCCTTCGCTACCTCGTGGTCATTGGGTTCTTTCCAATATCCAAACTTCCGTCCTCCCCAaatgcttgtgacctcgtgatgacgtcacaagaCTTCAATATTCTCAGAATCGCTATTAAATTGTCTTTTCTCACTTAAAATCAGGATTTTTAATGGGGGtaagtcccccaaaaagttgttgtggctaggttgacaatggggaaacgttattattttctccaaggaggcgggCATCGAATGAAgtgcgaggccacaaacacaggtCAAGGATGGGAGTCAGAAAAAGAAACCAGAAAATGGCTCTGGATGTTACTGGTTGAGGCTATACAATTAATCAGACCACCCTTCCCTTTAATGTAACATTGTGTCATTGCATTAAGCACTGGCTGCCATCACACCTGCACTTCATGGTCTTTTTAAATGAGCTTTACTGGACAGGAGTCCGCAAACTGTAGCtctgctttgaaggtttattcaggtcatacaacgttgcGACCCAACTGAATTCCATGGGTGCATCAGAATGCTCAGCACAGCACCCGCTCTTCTTCTGAGAAGTAGACAGTTTCTAAGGGTTGGGGCAGCAGCACAGAGAGTTCTGTCACCAAAGGTCCATAGTGCATACCCTTGAGCAGGGTAATAGCGCAGTTTTGCTCAAAGTATTGCATTGCACACTACATAATGTGTGACGTATGAGAGTTCAGGTGGAGTCATTGTTGGTGCACGTCTTGCTGTcacatctttgaccaagacagcacgtctttgtgatgtatcaagagccacattaTCCAGGGTAATgtcagcataccaccaagaaggatgaatcacatccaacaggattagctgtctgaaagggatgctAACCCtatataaaaatgaataaatgaataaaagcaCAGCTGCCCAAATCACGGGAGaatcaggagtcaaaccggcaacctctggaatgcaagtctgatgccctaaccgctcacccatgactgcccttcatgTGAAGctcaataacattaaaattatatcgggggccggatgaaacggcctcaagggccgcaagcggccctcgagacataggttccccacccctggtctaaaccCAGTAGATAAATAAAAGTTTTGTGTCATTCAAAATAATGTATGCTGATTTTTTCCAAGCACAAGCATAAGGTTGCATCCTTTGTGCACAGAGCCATTGAGCGCTTAAAATCAATAGTCGCTTAGGCATTTGGTTACTCACTACATGCATTTGTCCAAATGAAGGACAGCCCCACAAGTCTACGTATGTTCCCACACTGTTGATGACAAATCTAAAGCTGCAAAACATTTCCTTACTGaaaatttagggttagggttggcaTTCAtcaaatcaaatcctggttcacctacATTTTTTTGAAATTGaattctaacaaaactgaagtcgTACTAGTAGACACCAAATCACCTTAAGGCATTTTGCCATACGTAGTACTCCCCTCACAGTGAGGGCCTCCGGACACCAGTTCTGACAAAGTGCCTAGCACTTTGTGTGCCTAGCgccttgtctctgtgtgtgtgtgtgtgtgtgtgtgcgtgtgtgtgtgtgtgtgtgtgtgtgtgtgcgtgtgtgtgcttgaacatACTTCAGCATGTGCATGGAGCCGTTGATCTGTGTAGTGGCGGCATAGGACGTTGTGCGTGGTGGGCCACCACCCCCACCGAGGATGAGCGAAGGCCGCCTCCGCTGCCGCCGCTTCATATACCGCTTATAGTGACCGCAGCAGAGGATGGTGAGGAAGGCGCGCCGGAAGGACTTGTTGAGGAAGGCGTAGAGGATGGGATTCAGCATGGAGTTGATGTAGCCCAGCCAAAGGCACGCCGCCCACAGCTTCTCGGGGACCGTGTAGTCGATAAAAGGGTCTACCACGTTGGTGACAAAAAATGGTGCCCAGCACAGGCAGAAACAGCCCATAATAATGCACAGAGTCTTGGCCGCCTTGGTTTCCGTGCGCATGCGGTTGTTGTTACGCTGGTGGTCGGCACTGCTGCTTTAAGAaacagagggaagaggagaaatggAGCACTATAAAGGAATTTACAGtatcagacattttttttttactttttacaccAAATGTAGACAGTTAGCTAGGACTTTAAGACCTAGaaaaataatgtatattttggaaaaaataaaatatcttCTTTATTTTCTCAAAGATAATCTTGAATCTTTTCTCTTAGATAATCATGAATCAGAACTCTGCATCCGATTAAAAGGAAAACATTAAAGGAATACAAAGACTGACATGCCGTGTGGCACAtggccagaggaggaggaggacagtggtGCCACGGCTCCCCCGGCCCTCTGGAGGGCGCCGATCTGCCGCGCATGCTCCCGCGCCGTCACATAGATGCGCTGGTAGGCCAACACCATCAGGCCCAGCGGAATATAGAAGGCCACCACAGAGCAGGTGATGGCGTAGGGCTTGTTCACCATGAAGACACATGCTGTGCTGTTGTTGGACACGATCCTTCGCTGTTCGATCTGCTCTCAGtatggaaacaaacaaacaaggacaCACTTAATTCTACTGTCCCTGTTACACTGactaaccccttaagacatgttccctgttataaataagctgttaccagaatgacaatgaccaaactataatgtattactaaaggccaagtgcacaacatgtgtcatagtggtgtagtactatggcggTTAAGTTTTTCTtcagtgtctattacagcgttcaAGTGGTGCAATGGCtactttaatgtaatgtaatcaaagCAACAACAGTATGTAATATTATGCACTTTCATACCACCAAACCCACTTAAAAGGCCATCACAACACCCTGATCTAAATCCTATTGAGCTTTTATGTGTGACAGAAACAACATTTGGGAGTAGAGTAGGCTTACTTAGTCAGGTGGCATGAGACAAAAATCTGgtcagttattttttttaaagcttatAGAAGGATATCTTTTGACCCAATTCATACAGTTTAAAGGCATTTATgaatgaataaaacttaattgtcattgtacaggtacaacgaaattggttaagtgcagatgctcacggtgcttaaaaatcaacaaagaaacctatatatatTCTGtgtaaaaataattaagattttaaaaagtcagctgtgcaaaattaagtgtgcagATTGCTTTGGGATAAAAACTGTATTTTAGCCTGTTggttttgtacccagagccctatAATGCCTGccagatggcagcagctcaaacagtttatgtccagtatggtaggggtctctgatgatttgcttagctttcttcagacagcgacaggagaacaactcctctaaagagggcactggacagctggtgatcttctgagctgtgctgaccactctctgaagagctcttttgtccgctgctgtgcagccaggcccgtttctaggattttgggggccctaggcaaaggagttgtcggggccctaagtttttttttgtagggggggggggcacctaacagggtagccacggcgccagaacttctgtttcgggtttcggagggg is a genomic window containing:
- the htr4 gene encoding 5-hydroxytryptamine receptor 4, with the translated sequence MNRSSFNTLLAMERVDINESSSSVQSNDERVALLVFLSLIMLMSILGNLLVMVAVCKDRQLRKIKTNYFIVSLAFVDLLVSVLVMPFGAIELIHQDWIFGETFCLVRTSLDVLLTTASILHLCCISLDRYYAICCRPLVYRTKMTPVRVVLMIGGCWVIPTVISFLPIMQGWNSIGIHDLIEQRRIVSNNSTACVFMVNKPYAITCSVVAFYIPLGLMVLAYQRIYVTAREHARQIGALQRAGGAVAPLSSSSSGHVPHGISADHQRNNNRMRTETKAAKTLCIIMGCFCLCWAPFFVTNVVDPFIDYTVPEKLWAACLWLGYINSMLNPILYAFLNKSFRRAFLTILCCGHYKRYMKRRQRRRPSLILGGGGGPPRTTSYAATTQINGSMHMLKYAALTNGKHTEQKLSIQQDTESQESCF